Part of the bacterium genome, TTGTAGGAAAGGCCGTTGATGCGGGCGGCGGCGTTGATGTGGACGATCCACAGGCCACGAAAATTGCGCTTCTTCAGACGGCGATCCCGGTAGGCGAACTGGCGAGAGCGATCGACTGCCTGTTTCGCGACACGATAGGCCCGCGATTTGGTGCCGTAGTATCCCTTGGCCGCCTTCAGCACCTTCTTTCGGCGCTGGGTCTTCTTGTTACCGCGTTTTACTCGAGACATCTTGAACCTCGTTTCCTTCTGGCGCTCGCATTGGATTCGAGCTGGTAAGTCACCGAGCCGTTCACTTCAAGTCGCTCGGTGCGGACCGCCGGACAGGTTCGTTCCGGACGGGTCTCTTTGGGTAGGTTACCTCCCTAGCCGTGCAACATCTCTTTGACGTTGCGCGCTGTCTTACCGGTAGTGACCGTCTGCTGGCGAAGTTGGCGCTTCCGCTTGGAGGTCTTCTTGGTCAGGATATG contains:
- the rpmI gene encoding 50S ribosomal protein L35, with protein sequence MPKQKTHRGAAKRFKISAGGKLVRQQSMHSHILTKKTSKRKRQLRQQTVTTGKTARNVKEMLHG
- the rplT gene encoding 50S ribosomal protein L20, with amino-acid sequence MSRVKRGNKKTQRRKKVLKAAKGYYGTKSRAYRVAKQAVDRSRQFAYRDRRLKKRNFRGLWIVHINAAARINGLSYNRLIDGLNKAGCEINRKMLADLAVRDPQAFSDYANLAKQTLESAAAAG